The following proteins come from a genomic window of Miscanthus floridulus cultivar M001 chromosome 2, ASM1932011v1, whole genome shotgun sequence:
- the LOC136526049 gene encoding uncharacterized protein, with protein MRASPARLRASPARMRAARLRTARMRRRGCSRGCGPPRRRRTRARGLPGSFPAPPPLPFHAAPPPDSALAAALVTARAAAAEGQARLRAAVQAWERERDAADVLARQIAEAEQLLVHPLYHDTTATSSASRPSPTVVLWPNSADPLVAQLHYQAGGVQNIRSLVPVVLDPESPSYARWRDLVLLILRRYALDDHVLTDALPAARTPSWLRLDSIVLSWILGTISLDLHDLVRSTPESTARRAWLALEGQFLGNAEARALRLDASFRTFVQGDLSVGEYCRKMKTMADSLGDLGWAVEDRILVLNVLRGLNERYSHLRTWITRQWPFPTFLQVRDDLVMEELTQGITPGSLPAPGSSSSSTALAATPPPRPSAPPASSLLGPPPGPSGGGGGPWRPSSTRGGGVVRALAVGVLRRLHGVHPGPPSTTLGQGASPCGPSGLPGASLVHRRPCSLAPSQSPRSRRRGLHLPGPRQGLSVGTRRLWPALSAP; from the coding sequence ATGCGGGCCTCCCCGGCGCGGTTGCGGGCCTCCCCGGCGCGGATGCGGGCGGCGCGGCTGCGGACGGCGCGGATGCGGCGGCGCGGATGCTCGCGCGGCTGCGGGCCTCCACGACGACGCCGCACGCGCGCGCGCGGACTTCCAGGCTCCTTTCCCGCCCCGCCTCCTCTGCCGTTTCACGCAGCGCCTCCACCGGACTCCGCCCTCGCAGCGGCTCTCGTCACCGCCCGGGCCGCTGCCGCGGAGGGCCAGGCACGCCTGCGCGCGGCGGTCCAAGCCTGGGAGCGGGAGCGCGATGCGGCCGATGTTCTGGCCCGTCAGATCGCCGAGGCGGAGCAGCTCCTCGTCCATCCGTTGTACCACGACACCACTGCCACCTCGTCTGCTTCACGTCCGTCCCCTACAGTGGTTCTCTGGCCCAACTCGGCTGATCCCCTCGTCGCGCAGCTGCACTACCAAGCCGGTGGTGTCCAGAACATCCGAAGCCTGGTTCCTGTCGTCCTCGACCCTGAGTCGCCCTCCTACGCCCGCTGGCGGGACCTGGTCCTTCTCATCCTCCGCCGCTACGCCCTCGACGACCACGTCCTCACCGACGCCCTGCCTGCGGCTCGAACCCCTTCATGGTTGCGTCTCGACAGCATCGTCCTCTCGTGGATCCTGGGGACCATCTCCCTCGACCTTCACGACCTCGTCCGCAGCACCCCTGAGAGCACCGCCCGCCGGGCCTGGCTGGCGCTCGAGGGCCAGTTCCTGGGCAACGCCGAAGCCCGGGCCCTGCGTCTCGACGCAAGCTTCCGCACCTTCGTCCAGGGCGACCTCTCCGTTGGCGAGTACTGccggaagatgaagaccatggcagACTCCCTCGGTGACCTTGGCTGGGCCGTGGAGGACCGGATCTTGGTCCTCAACGTCCTTCGCGGCCTCAACGAGCGATACAGCCACCTCCGCACCTGGATCACCCGGCAGTGGCCCTTTCCCACCTTCCTCCAGGTCCGTGACGACCTTGTCATGGAGGAGCTCACTCAGGGCATCACGCCTGGGTCACTACCCGCGCCGGGGTCCTCGTCTTCCTCGACTGCTCTTGCCGCCACTCCTCCGCCACGTCCTTCCGCTCCACCAGCGTCGTCCCTTCTTGGTCCTCCTCCCGGGCCGAGCGGGGGTGGGGGGGGGCCGTGGCGGCCGTCGTCGACGCGGGGGGGGGGCGTGGTGCGGGCCCTGGCCGTGGGAGTACTCCGACGCCTCCACGGGGTACACCCTGGCCCTCCTTCAACAACCCTTGGTCAGGGCGCATCTCCATGTGGCCCTTCCGGGCTCCCGGGGGCGAGCCTGGTCCACCGGCGGCCATGCTCACTGGCGCCGTCCCAGTCGCCCCGTTCTCGTCGCCGTGGGCTCCACCTACCTGGACCACGCCAGGGCCTGTCGGTTGGGACCCGACGGCTTTGGCCCGCTCTTTCGGCACCATGA
- the LOC136539109 gene encoding IQ domain-containing protein IQM2-like, translating into MGLSISYPPDDYLPAVEDNMGRLFIRSHSFDDMEADAESPLSSPSALPPAFGSGKLIIEGSLSFKRREADSIQMQNVLSIRSPKPPDREACNIISAGAATSGSSRFGPIGDRPPDYDYPMVGMDSPKHQAAAVRLQKVYKSFRTRRQLADCAVLVEQRWWKLLDFALLKRNSVSFFDIEKPETAVSKWSRARMRAAKVGKGLSKDEKAQKLALQHWLEAIDPRHRYGHNLHFYYHRWLHCQSKQPFFYWLDVGEGKDVNLEEHCPRSKLHKQCIKYLGPKERENYEVIVEDKRLMYKLSRQIVDTTGSAKGTKWIFVLSTCKTLYIGQKQKGVFQHSSFLAGGATSAAGRLVVGDGILKAVWPHSGHYRPTEQNFQEFMNFLKERSVDLTNVMLSPSEGEEDGDFSLRGSHSQLDLTQLCQQEEESQEQEAQSAQRHGKDEAEAETCSHEPTVPTSTETCSTPTTTIRKTSSDNRLKGKRPPRLLISSNNIAPLPPATHSSNARPSPGVKDVDPDSAMLGECLDFCKRNLFAEDGYEDHYLDDLAEVPEALILSRINSKRAMHSYQLGKQLHFHWSTGAGPRIGCVRDYPSELQFRALEEVSLSPRGGGGRPARFPSPRPGALTPNSIPAAKCGSLMADGDGVRASLKPRQRSATWTAF; encoded by the exons ATGGGGTTGTCAATCTCATACCCACCGGACGACTACCTGCCAGCAGTGGAGGACAACATGGGCCGGCTGTTCATCCGGTCTCATAGCTTCGACGACATGGAGGCCGACGCTGAGTCACCTTTGTCTTCGCCTTCGGCATTGCCCCCCGCCTTTGGCTCCGGGAAGCTCATCATAGAAGGCTCCCTGAGCTTCAAAAGGAGAGAGGCTGACAGCATTCAGATGCAGAATGTGTTGTCCATCAGGAGTCCTAAACCTCCTGATAGAGAAGCTTGCAACATCATCAGTGCCGGTGCTGCTACTTCTGGGTCATCAAGATTCGGGCCAATCGGGGACCGTCCACCAGATTATGATTACCCCATGGTCGGAATGGACAGCCCCAAGCACCAGGCCGCGGCCGTCAGGCTGCAGAAGGTGTACAAGAGCTTCAGGACAAGGCGGCAGCTTGCGGATTGTGCTGTTCTTGTGGAACAACGATG GTGGAAGTTGCTTGATTTTGCACTGCTCAAGCGGAATTCGGTGTCATTCTTTGATATAGAGAAGCCTGAGACTGCTGTCTCAAAATGGTCCCGGGCAAGAATGAGGGCTGCCAAG GttggcaaaggtctctccaaggATGAAAAGGCCCAGAAACTTGCCCTGCAGCACTGGCTCGAGGCG ATTGACCCTCGACATCGGTATGGCCACAACCTGCACTTCTACTACCACCGCTGGCTCCACTGCCAGAGCAAGCAGCCATTCTTCTATTG GTTGGATGTAGGAGAAGGGAAAGATGTCAACTTAGAGGAACATTGCCCTAGATCGAAGTTGCACAAGCAATGTATCAAGTACCTTGGCCCT AAAGAAAGGGAAAATTATGAAGTGATAGTCGAGGATAAGAGGCTGATGTACAAGCTGAGCCGTCAGATAGTCGACACAACCGGAAGCGCCAAGGGGACCAAGTGGATCTTCGTGCTCAGTACATGCAAGACTCTTTACATAGGCCAG AAGCAGAAGGGCGTATTCCAGCACTCAAGCTTCCTTGCAGGGGGAGCCACATCTGCTGCAGGAAGACTGGTTGTGGGGGATGGAATTCTCAAG GCTGTGTGGCCTCACAGTGGGCATTATCGGCCGACGGAGCAGAACTTTCAGGAgttcatgaacttcctcaaggaGAGGAGTGTGGATCTTACCAATGTGATG TTGAGCCCATCAGAAGGTGAAGAAGACGGCGATTTCAGCCTCAGGGGTAGCCACTCTCAGCTGGACCTGACCCAACTCTGCCAGCAAGAAGAGGAGAGCCAAGAACAGGAGGCGCAATCTGCGCAACGCCATGGCAAAGACGAAGCCGAAGCCGAGACCTGCAGCCACGAACCCACCGTGCCAACATCTACAGAGACCTGCAGCACGCCGACGACGACGATCAGGAAGACCTCCTCAGACAACAGGCTGAAAGGGAAGCGGCCGCCCAGGCTGTTGATCAGCTCCAACAACATAGCACCGCTGCCGCCCGCCACGCACAGCAGCAACGCCAGGCCGTCGCCCGGCGTGAAGGACGTGGACCCGGACTCCGCCATGCTGGGCGAGTGCCTCGACTTCTGCAAGCGGAACCTGTTCGCGGAGGACGGGTACGAGGACCACTACCTGGACGACCTCGCGGAGGTACCGGAGGCGCTGATCCTGAGCCGCATCAACTCCAAGCGGGCCATGCACTCGTACCAGCTCGGGAAGCAGCTGCACTTCCACTGGAGCACCGGCGCCGGGCCCCGGATCGGCTGCGTCCGCGACTACCCGTCCGAGCTCCAGTTCCGGGCGCTGGAGGAGGTCAGCCTGTCGccccgcggcggtggcggcaggcCGGCGAGGTTCCCGTCGCCCAGGCCGGGCGCGCTCACGCCCAACAGCATCCCTGCGGCCAAGTGTGGCTCTCTTATGGCGGACGGCGACGGCGTGCGCGCGTCGCTCAAGCCCAGGCAGAGGAGTGCAACTTGGACCGCGTTTTGA